A stretch of Allostreptomyces psammosilenae DNA encodes these proteins:
- a CDS encoding aldo/keto reductase, whose product MVTIGTSDLNVHPLALGGNVFGWTADQELSFAVLDAYTARGGNFVDTADVYSAWAEGNSGGESETILGEWMARRGNRDAVVLATKAGAHPEFKGLGAATLKAAVEASLRRLRTDRIDLLYTHYQDPDTPVEETIGALDELVRAGKVRHIAASNHSPERLAASLAVSDEGGLARYVAYQGHYNLVEREEYEDGGMRELISREGLGFLPYYALASGFLTGKYRPGAEAAGARAGRATEYLRGERGPRVLAALDEVAAARGVSVTAVSLAWLVAKPTVTAPIASARKPEQLDDLLTGVELELSAEEVRRLDEASA is encoded by the coding sequence ATGGTCACCATTGGCACCTCAGATCTCAACGTCCACCCGCTCGCCCTCGGCGGCAACGTCTTCGGCTGGACCGCCGACCAGGAGCTCTCCTTCGCCGTGCTGGACGCCTACACCGCGCGCGGCGGCAACTTCGTCGACACCGCCGACGTCTACTCGGCCTGGGCCGAAGGCAACTCGGGCGGCGAGTCGGAGACGATCCTCGGCGAGTGGATGGCCCGGCGCGGCAACCGCGACGCCGTCGTGCTGGCCACCAAGGCCGGCGCCCACCCGGAGTTCAAGGGCCTCGGCGCGGCCACCCTGAAGGCCGCCGTGGAGGCCTCGCTGCGCCGGCTGCGCACCGACCGCATCGACCTGCTCTACACCCACTACCAGGACCCCGACACCCCCGTCGAGGAGACCATCGGCGCCCTCGACGAGCTGGTGCGCGCCGGCAAGGTCCGCCACATCGCCGCCTCCAACCACTCCCCGGAACGGCTCGCGGCCTCCCTGGCCGTCTCCGACGAGGGCGGGCTGGCCCGCTACGTGGCCTACCAGGGCCACTACAACCTCGTGGAGCGCGAGGAGTACGAGGACGGCGGGATGCGGGAGCTGATCAGCCGGGAGGGCCTCGGCTTCCTGCCCTACTACGCGCTCGCCTCCGGCTTCCTGACCGGCAAGTACCGGCCGGGCGCCGAGGCGGCCGGCGCCCGGGCCGGCCGCGCCACGGAGTACCTGCGCGGTGAGCGCGGCCCGCGGGTGCTGGCGGCGCTGGACGAGGTCGCGGCCGCCCGCGGGGTGTCGGTGACCGCGGTGTCGCTGGCCTGGCTGGTGGCCAAGCCCACCGTGACCGCCCCGATCGCCAGCGCCCGCAAGCCCGAGCAGCTCGACGACCTGCTGACCGGGGTGGAGCTGGAGCTGTCGGCGGAGGAGGTCCGGCGGCTGGACGAGGCCTCCGCCTGA
- the upp gene encoding uracil phosphoribosyltransferase: protein MRIQVVDHPLVAHKLTTLRDERTDSPTFRRLADELVTLLAYEATREVRTEEVSITTPVAPTKGVRLSHPRPLVVPIIRAGLGMLDGMVRLLPTAEVGFLGMVRDEDTLEVSTYATRMPEDLSGRQVYVLDPMLATGGTLVAAIRVLVERGVDDVTVICLLAAPEGVALLENELADLPVRVVTASVDERLNEHGFIIPGLGDAGDRLYGTAG from the coding sequence ATGCGGATCCAGGTAGTCGACCACCCGTTGGTGGCGCACAAGCTCACGACGCTGCGCGACGAGCGCACCGACTCGCCCACCTTCCGGCGCCTCGCCGACGAGCTCGTCACGCTGCTGGCCTACGAGGCCACGCGTGAGGTGCGCACCGAGGAGGTGTCCATCACCACGCCGGTGGCGCCGACCAAGGGCGTGCGGCTGTCGCACCCGCGTCCGCTGGTGGTGCCGATCATCCGCGCCGGCCTGGGCATGCTCGACGGCATGGTGCGGCTGCTGCCGACGGCCGAGGTGGGCTTCCTCGGCATGGTCCGCGACGAGGACACGCTGGAGGTGTCCACCTACGCCACCCGGATGCCGGAGGACCTCTCCGGCCGCCAGGTCTACGTGCTGGACCCGATGCTGGCCACCGGCGGGACGCTGGTCGCGGCGATCCGGGTGCTGGTGGAGCGCGGCGTGGACGACGTCACCGTGATCTGCCTGCTGGCCGCGCCGGAGGGCGTCGCGCTGCTGGAGAACGAACTGGCCGACCTGCCGGTCCGGGTGGTCACCGCGTCGGTCGACGAGCGGCTCAACGAGCACGGCTTCATCATCCCGGGCCTGGGCGACGCCGGGGACCGGCTGTACGGCACCGCGGGCTGA
- a CDS encoding PAS domain-containing protein, translating into MSSPPDRGAARLAAILDALPDALLLVNRNGTIVSANATALEMLQSPGTGLVGRGLLDLLPSFDPGRLPGSLRPEGSPTPRYGPERMTARRTDGTPRTVEISTCPVPPHPDPNAGGDPFSSSRGYPYPASPSGYGSAGYLGGSGFGASAGFSPGGGFATAGYGDGELLLITARDVTGEADLEAELQRMQRQTELILRAAAEGVVGIDTEGKVVLVNPAAARILRYRASDMGGKELHPLVQHSRADRTPMPEEESLLLDTLRTGVRHRRRGDVLWRRDGRPVVVDVTTVPVQENGRLAGALMTFTDSTALRALARRNEQLAAALETEVLPPLARIQAGLDKLGGDPAGSLWPEANRALVELSAECARLTRATETVLDHHRFESGRIPLRYAETDAATLLGRAVEAAQALLGPGRAETAVEAEDVTLSVDVPRVTQALAHLVTDAALSVDTGAGVVLTARREESLLRIEVHGPGSAASPLYLPMAQAVVEAHGGTLQTVSEAGRETRHVVELPLRPEPAAPAETRGEGTDGRPRESETVLVPVGGVGADGAAAPDAGRPDGPAGPAGAAGAGAPGGAALPVPAPRRMAHALPAGGRAPGATPGQGGTGAPQSPHGPQAPHGPQPPQAAPHAPQPPAPQAPGTAGGPGRATAQATGRDGSHAFALPAGPTGPAAAAGQGGASGAPSPAAELLPATAGGQPAGQGGGHGFAALEPASAPMAGRPGMPVAAGAPGVPGSPAAPGGVARQLRPSGRRARGRALPAGSGASSPERPGEEQSPFALPAGPHALPPAPTPPAAAPAAPSGASPVGVPVGVPGAVGDPWTDTSGGVPALPGHPPTPPGRPHTPHPAGAPAPAAGHPPEPADTPLADAWDSPVGPTELEPHGAGQLGPVPAPGAVGGAVPADGPVGALRAGGGRRRRLAAPQQGPAGQPGPDGAPAADGLTALPPAAPGAIPAGGQAAGEQARVPGQYVPAEAAGAMAGARPRGRGRALGTGPQAPVGALAPGAAPDPAAAPAPGFDPGYQPGHPGLAQPQLGQPPLGQPQLGQPQPGVPPHPAHPPQAPAQPPGVHEAEGSDGGMDTGDHPTMIAPSLDGGPRRLLVWPEPEETTRRDVMERGFEPVAVSSPQEVAAHAPARPAALFVDPLTGPITRTALESLRTAAVAERVPVLVTAGLGHATREAAYGADPAVLLRALAAREAGGHPTRVLLIESDPDIAGAFAQALERRGMHVVHCASESEAVAKASTVRPHLVVVDLMLVRRRRMGIIDWLRGNDQLHSTPLVVYTSVGMAGSDLDRLRAGETMLFLAERSTDAEVQQRIVDLLCKIGAPYPGW; encoded by the coding sequence GTGAGCAGCCCGCCGGACCGAGGCGCTGCTCGCCTCGCCGCGATACTGGACGCCCTGCCGGACGCACTGCTGCTGGTGAACCGGAACGGGACGATCGTCAGCGCGAACGCGACAGCCCTGGAGATGCTGCAGAGCCCGGGGACCGGGCTCGTCGGCCGCGGCCTGCTCGACCTCCTCCCGTCCTTCGACCCCGGCCGGCTGCCCGGCTCGCTGCGCCCGGAAGGGTCCCCCACCCCGCGCTACGGGCCGGAGCGGATGACGGCGCGGCGCACCGACGGCACCCCGCGCACCGTCGAGATCTCCACCTGCCCGGTGCCCCCGCACCCGGACCCGAACGCCGGCGGCGACCCGTTCTCCTCCTCGCGCGGCTACCCCTACCCGGCGTCGCCCTCCGGCTACGGCTCCGCCGGCTACCTCGGCGGCTCCGGCTTCGGCGCCTCCGCCGGCTTCTCCCCCGGCGGGGGATTCGCCACCGCCGGCTACGGCGACGGCGAACTGCTGCTGATCACCGCCCGCGACGTGACCGGCGAGGCAGACCTCGAAGCCGAGCTGCAGCGCATGCAGCGGCAGACCGAGCTGATCCTGCGGGCCGCCGCCGAGGGCGTCGTCGGGATCGACACCGAGGGCAAGGTGGTGCTGGTCAACCCGGCCGCCGCCCGCATCCTGCGCTACCGGGCGAGCGACATGGGCGGCAAGGAGCTGCACCCGCTGGTGCAGCACTCGCGCGCGGACCGCACCCCGATGCCGGAGGAGGAGTCCCTGCTGCTGGACACCCTCCGCACCGGCGTCCGGCACCGCCGCCGCGGGGACGTGCTGTGGCGCCGGGACGGCCGCCCGGTGGTGGTGGACGTCACGACCGTGCCGGTCCAGGAGAACGGCCGGCTGGCCGGCGCCCTGATGACCTTCACCGACTCCACCGCGCTGCGCGCGCTGGCCCGCCGCAACGAACAGCTCGCGGCGGCCCTGGAGACCGAGGTGCTGCCCCCGCTGGCCCGCATCCAGGCCGGGCTGGACAAGCTGGGCGGCGACCCGGCGGGCTCGCTGTGGCCGGAGGCCAACCGGGCGCTGGTGGAGCTGTCCGCCGAGTGCGCGCGGCTGACCAGGGCCACCGAGACGGTGCTGGACCACCACCGCTTCGAGTCCGGCCGGATCCCGCTGCGCTACGCGGAGACCGACGCCGCCACGCTGCTCGGCCGCGCCGTGGAGGCGGCCCAGGCACTGCTCGGCCCGGGCCGGGCGGAGACCGCCGTGGAGGCCGAGGACGTCACCCTGTCGGTCGACGTGCCGCGGGTCACCCAGGCCCTGGCCCACCTGGTGACGGACGCCGCGCTCTCGGTGGACACCGGCGCCGGCGTGGTGCTCACCGCGCGGCGCGAGGAGTCGCTGCTGCGCATCGAGGTGCACGGGCCCGGCTCGGCCGCCAGCCCGCTGTACCTGCCGATGGCCCAGGCCGTCGTGGAGGCGCACGGCGGCACCCTGCAGACGGTCAGCGAGGCCGGACGCGAGACGCGGCACGTCGTCGAACTGCCGCTGCGGCCGGAGCCGGCGGCGCCGGCGGAGACCCGCGGCGAGGGCACCGACGGCCGGCCCCGGGAGTCGGAGACGGTCCTGGTCCCGGTGGGCGGGGTGGGCGCCGACGGGGCGGCCGCCCCGGACGCCGGCCGCCCGGACGGACCCGCCGGCCCGGCCGGTGCCGCCGGTGCCGGTGCGCCGGGCGGGGCCGCGCTGCCGGTCCCGGCACCCAGGCGGATGGCGCACGCCCTGCCGGCGGGCGGCCGGGCACCCGGCGCCACGCCCGGGCAGGGCGGCACCGGCGCCCCCCAGAGCCCGCACGGCCCCCAGGCACCCCACGGCCCCCAGCCGCCGCAGGCGGCACCGCACGCGCCCCAGCCACCCGCCCCCCAGGCGCCGGGCACGGCCGGCGGGCCCGGCCGTGCCACCGCGCAGGCCACGGGCCGCGACGGCTCCCACGCTTTCGCGCTGCCGGCCGGACCGACCGGCCCGGCCGCCGCGGCCGGCCAGGGCGGGGCGTCGGGCGCCCCCTCCCCGGCCGCCGAACTGCTGCCCGCGACCGCCGGCGGCCAGCCGGCCGGCCAGGGTGGTGGGCACGGCTTCGCGGCCCTGGAGCCGGCCTCCGCCCCCATGGCCGGGCGGCCCGGCATGCCGGTCGCGGCGGGCGCGCCGGGCGTTCCCGGCTCGCCGGCGGCTCCCGGCGGCGTGGCCCGGCAACTGCGCCCGAGCGGTCGCCGTGCCCGGGGCCGCGCGCTGCCCGCCGGCAGCGGCGCGTCCTCGCCGGAGCGCCCCGGCGAGGAGCAGTCGCCGTTCGCCCTGCCCGCCGGCCCGCACGCGCTGCCCCCTGCCCCCACCCCGCCCGCCGCCGCGCCGGCGGCCCCGTCCGGCGCGTCTCCCGTCGGCGTTCCGGTCGGCGTCCCCGGCGCGGTGGGCGATCCCTGGACGGACACCAGCGGGGGCGTCCCGGCGCTCCCCGGCCACCCGCCCACCCCGCCCGGCAGGCCGCACACCCCGCACCCGGCCGGTGCCCCCGCGCCGGCGGCCGGGCACCCGCCGGAGCCGGCGGACACCCCGCTGGCCGACGCCTGGGACAGCCCGGTCGGCCCGACGGAGCTGGAGCCGCACGGCGCCGGCCAGCTCGGCCCGGTGCCCGCACCCGGCGCGGTGGGCGGCGCCGTGCCGGCGGACGGTCCGGTCGGCGCGCTGCGCGCCGGCGGCGGACGGCGCCGCCGGCTGGCGGCCCCGCAGCAGGGCCCGGCCGGCCAGCCGGGCCCGGACGGCGCGCCCGCCGCCGACGGCCTGACCGCGCTCCCCCCGGCCGCGCCCGGGGCCATCCCCGCCGGCGGGCAGGCCGCGGGCGAGCAGGCGCGGGTCCCCGGGCAGTACGTCCCCGCGGAGGCGGCCGGCGCGATGGCCGGCGCCCGCCCGCGCGGGCGCGGCCGCGCGCTCGGCACCGGCCCACAGGCGCCGGTGGGCGCCCTCGCCCCCGGCGCCGCGCCCGACCCGGCGGCGGCCCCGGCGCCCGGCTTCGATCCGGGCTACCAGCCCGGCCACCCCGGCCTGGCCCAGCCCCAGCTCGGGCAACCCCCGCTCGGACAACCCCAGCTCGGGCAGCCGCAGCCCGGCGTCCCGCCGCATCCGGCACACCCGCCGCAGGCGCCCGCGCAGCCGCCCGGCGTCCACGAGGCCGAGGGCTCCGACGGCGGCATGGACACCGGCGACCACCCGACGATGATCGCGCCGTCCCTGGACGGCGGTCCGCGCCGGCTGCTGGTCTGGCCGGAGCCGGAGGAGACGACCCGTCGGGACGTGATGGAGCGCGGCTTCGAGCCGGTGGCGGTCAGCTCCCCGCAGGAGGTGGCCGCGCACGCGCCGGCCCGGCCGGCCGCGCTCTTCGTCGACCCGCTCACCGGGCCGATCACCCGGACGGCGCTGGAGTCGCTGCGCACGGCCGCCGTCGCCGAGCGGGTGCCGGTGCTGGTGACGGCCGGGCTCGGACACGCCACCCGGGAGGCCGCCTACGGCGCCGATCCGGCCGTGCTGCTGCGCGCGCTGGCCGCCCGGGAGGCCGGCGGCCACCCGACCCGGGTGCTGCTCATAGAGTCCGACCCGGACATCGCGGGGGCCTTCGCCCAGGCGCTGGAGCGCCGGGGGATGCACGTGGTGCACTGCGCCTCGGAGAGCGAGGCGGTGGCGAAGGCGTCGACGGTGCGGCCGCACCTGGTGGTGGTCGACCTGATGCTGGTGCGGCGCCGGCGGATGGGCATCATCGACTGGCTGCGCGGCAACGACCAGCTGCACTCCACTCCGCTGGTCGTCTACACCTCGGTGGGCATGGCCGGGTCGGACCTGGACCGGCTGCGGGCCGGCGAGACGATGCTGTTCCTCGCGGAGCGCTCCACCGACGCGGAGGTGCAGCAGCGCATCGTGGACCTGCTGTGCAAGATCGGCGCCCCGTACCCGGGGTGGTGA
- a CDS encoding tRNA adenosine deaminase-associated protein, producing the protein MAYFAALLARTEDGWDATEPDLDSVETLADLADLAREASVDEDTVIVFLEQEDSWFALVRVDGEEDPRIYLSDGAAAARSAYGEILLTDELLGRETASVAELPDLDELEAEESDTDEDIDDEAVASSQPPAGPLGDAGLLDDLGMSEEDLVELSNDGALPGDALGAIAEALGCEDVLEAVR; encoded by the coding sequence GTGGCGTACTTCGCCGCACTGCTCGCGCGCACCGAGGACGGGTGGGACGCGACAGAACCCGATCTGGACAGTGTCGAGACCCTCGCCGACCTGGCGGACCTCGCCCGCGAGGCCTCCGTGGACGAGGACACGGTCATCGTCTTCCTGGAGCAGGAGGACAGCTGGTTCGCCCTGGTGCGGGTGGACGGCGAGGAAGATCCGCGGATCTACCTCTCCGACGGCGCGGCGGCCGCCCGCAGCGCCTACGGGGAGATCCTGCTGACCGACGAACTGCTGGGCAGGGAGACGGCCTCCGTGGCCGAACTGCCGGACCTCGACGAGTTGGAGGCCGAGGAGAGCGACACCGACGAGGACATCGACGACGAGGCGGTCGCCTCCTCGCAGCCGCCCGCCGGCCCGCTCGGCGACGCCGGGCTGCTGGACGACCTCGGCATGAGCGAGGAGGACCTGGTGGAGCTCAGCAACGACGGGGCGCTGCCCGGGGACGCCCTCGGCGCCATCGCCGAGGCCCTGGGCTGCGAGGATGTCCTGGAAGCGGTGCGCTGA
- a CDS encoding LytR C-terminal domain-containing protein gives MRGRYQVTGKSSLRLHRPDRRRRHLVATSVAVATLSLMTLGAVQLVGLFADPSDSTAGTADCPPSAPLASASPVAASSPAPATEVATPTPEGITVNVFNATTRAGLAAATAEVLRERGFTVGEVANAPAELDKRVGESARVIGGPAAEQALLLVSAQVADSTVRTDERRAEATVVDLVIGDAFTELATPEAARETLLEALAPSPAPTPSAAAAPGSAEAAAASCG, from the coding sequence ATGCGCGGACGTTACCAGGTCACCGGCAAGTCGTCCCTCCGCCTGCACCGGCCCGATCGCCGCCGCCGACACCTCGTCGCCACCTCCGTGGCCGTGGCGACGCTCTCCCTGATGACGCTCGGCGCCGTGCAACTGGTCGGCCTGTTCGCCGACCCGTCGGACAGCACGGCGGGAACGGCCGACTGCCCGCCGAGCGCCCCGCTCGCCTCCGCCTCGCCCGTCGCCGCGTCCTCCCCGGCCCCCGCCACCGAGGTGGCGACACCGACGCCGGAGGGGATCACCGTCAACGTGTTCAACGCCACCACCCGCGCCGGCCTGGCCGCCGCCACCGCCGAGGTGCTGCGGGAGCGCGGCTTCACCGTCGGGGAGGTGGCCAACGCCCCCGCCGAGCTGGACAAGCGGGTGGGCGAGAGCGCGCGGGTGATCGGCGGCCCGGCCGCGGAGCAGGCCCTGCTGCTGGTCTCCGCCCAGGTCGCCGACTCCACCGTGCGGACGGACGAGCGGCGCGCGGAGGCCACCGTCGTCGACCTGGTGATCGGCGACGCCTTCACCGAGCTGGCCACGCCAGAGGCGGCCCGGGAGACCCTGCTGGAGGCGCTGGCGCCCAGCCCCGCGCCGACCCCCTCGGCCGCCGCGGCGCCCGGCTCGGCGGAGGCCGCCGCCGCGAGCTGCGGCTGA
- a CDS encoding RNA polymerase sigma factor SigF, protein MSVRLGSPDLLPTADLDQPASPDADYVPDDVPAPDAAAAPAPTNTRTLSRSLFQRLAALEPGCPEHTYVRDTLIELNLPLVRYAAARFRSRNEPMEDIVQVGTIGLIKAIDRFDAERGVEFPTFAMPTVVGEIKRFFRDTSWSVRVPRRLQELRLSLTRAGDELSQRLDRSPTVAELATYLGVSQEDVVEGLAVGNAYSASSLDSPPTEEEGESSLADRLGYEDASLEGIEYRESLRPLLAQLPAREQRIITLRFFANMTQSQIGEELGISQMHVSRLLTRTLAQLRKGLVLEG, encoded by the coding sequence ATGTCTGTTCGCCTGGGCAGCCCGGATCTTCTCCCCACCGCCGACCTCGACCAGCCGGCGTCGCCGGACGCCGACTACGTGCCCGACGACGTCCCGGCGCCCGACGCCGCGGCCGCACCGGCGCCGACCAACACCCGCACGCTGTCCCGCTCGCTCTTCCAGCGCCTGGCCGCCCTCGAACCGGGCTGCCCGGAGCACACCTACGTGCGGGACACCCTCATCGAGCTGAACCTGCCGCTGGTCCGCTACGCCGCCGCGCGCTTCCGCAGCCGCAACGAGCCCATGGAGGACATCGTCCAGGTCGGCACCATCGGCCTGATCAAGGCGATCGACCGGTTCGACGCGGAGCGCGGGGTGGAGTTCCCGACCTTCGCCATGCCCACCGTCGTGGGCGAGATCAAGCGGTTCTTCCGGGACACCAGCTGGTCCGTGCGGGTGCCGCGGCGCCTGCAGGAGCTGCGCCTGTCGCTCACCCGCGCCGGCGACGAACTCTCCCAGCGGCTCGACCGCTCCCCCACCGTGGCCGAGCTGGCCACCTACCTCGGCGTCAGCCAGGAGGACGTCGTGGAGGGCCTGGCGGTGGGCAACGCCTACAGCGCCTCCTCGCTGGACTCCCCGCCCACCGAGGAGGAGGGCGAGAGCTCGCTGGCCGACCGCCTCGGGTACGAGGACGCCTCGCTGGAGGGCATCGAGTACCGCGAGTCCCTGCGGCCCCTGCTGGCCCAGCTCCCGGCCCGGGAGCAACGCATCATCACCCTGCGCTTCTTCGCCAACATGACGCAGTCCCAGATCGGCGAGGAGCTGGGCATCTCGCAGATGCACGTCTCCCGCCTGCTCACCCGCACCCTCGCCCAGCTCCGCAAGGGCCTGGTGCTGGAGGGCTGA
- a CDS encoding type II toxin-antitoxin system VapB family antitoxin: MIFKRIGNGRPYPEHGRESTRQWADVAPRPVRLDQLVTTKAQLDLETLLAEDSTFYGDLFAHVVKWRGDLYLEDGLHRAVRAALQQRQVLHARVLELE; this comes from the coding sequence GTGATCTTCAAGCGCATCGGAAACGGACGGCCGTACCCCGAACACGGCCGCGAGAGCACCCGCCAGTGGGCGGATGTGGCCCCTCGTCCGGTCCGTCTCGATCAGTTGGTCACCACCAAGGCGCAACTCGATCTGGAGACCCTGCTGGCCGAGGACTCCACCTTCTACGGAGACCTCTTCGCCCACGTGGTCAAGTGGCGTGGCGACCTCTACCTGGAGGACGGGCTGCACCGCGCGGTACGCGCCGCGCTCCAGCAGCGGCAGGTGCTGCACGCCCGGGTGCTCGAACTGGAGTGA
- a CDS encoding glycosyltransferase family 2 protein, with translation MTELISVVTAVHAPAAPYLPQAYASLAAQVLPPGWDWQWVVQADGPGEEVARLLPADPRISFRQGRAGGAAVARTLALARVRGRLVKVLDADDVLTPGALARDLAVLRTRPDVTWTTCRALDLLPDGSTVGFDQDPPEGPIERGAVLAHWRAHDFRAPVHPATLCVRREVLLALGGWLALPASEDTGLLMALGEVGRGWFVAETGLLYRKWPGQSTGQAAHADAEERAARAAVVEARARALRGLAGWRVGEAGASARPSVGRQRGEGVSRSSSG, from the coding sequence ATGACCGAGCTGATCAGCGTCGTCACCGCGGTGCACGCCCCGGCGGCCCCGTACCTGCCGCAGGCCTACGCCTCCCTGGCCGCCCAGGTCCTGCCGCCGGGCTGGGACTGGCAGTGGGTGGTCCAGGCGGACGGCCCGGGCGAGGAGGTGGCCCGGCTGCTGCCGGCGGATCCGCGGATCAGCTTCCGGCAGGGGCGCGCGGGTGGCGCGGCGGTCGCCCGGACGCTGGCGCTGGCCCGCGTGCGCGGGCGGCTGGTGAAGGTGCTGGACGCCGACGACGTGCTCACGCCGGGCGCGCTGGCCCGGGACCTGGCCGTGCTGCGGACGCGTCCGGACGTGACGTGGACGACCTGCCGGGCGCTGGACCTGCTGCCCGACGGCTCCACCGTGGGCTTCGACCAGGATCCGCCCGAGGGTCCGATCGAGCGCGGCGCGGTGCTCGCGCACTGGCGGGCCCACGACTTCCGGGCGCCGGTGCACCCCGCCACGCTGTGCGTGCGGCGCGAGGTCCTGCTGGCGCTCGGCGGCTGGCTGGCGCTGCCGGCCTCGGAGGACACCGGCCTGCTGATGGCGCTGGGCGAGGTCGGCCGGGGCTGGTTCGTCGCCGAGACCGGGCTGCTCTACCGCAAGTGGCCGGGGCAGTCGACCGGCCAGGCGGCGCACGCGGACGCGGAGGAGCGGGCGGCCCGCGCCGCGGTGGTGGAGGCGCGGGCGCGGGCGCTGCGCGGCCTGGCGGGCTGGCGGGTCGGGGAGGCCGGGGCGTCCGCCCGGCCGTCCGTCGGCCGTCAGCGCGGCGAGGGGGTCAGCCGTTCCAGCAGCGGGTGA
- the tadA gene encoding tRNA adenosine(34) deaminase TadA — protein sequence MREALAEAELAPATGDVPVGCLVLGPDGAVIGRGHNAREADGDPTAHAEVLAIREAAGAVGEWRLTGCTLVVTLEPCTMCAGAIVLSRLDRVVYGAIDEKAGAVGSLWDVVRDRRLNHRPEVVHGVLAEECAELLTDFFGGHRRTAPPLP from the coding sequence ATGCGTGAGGCGCTGGCCGAAGCGGAGCTCGCCCCGGCCACCGGCGACGTGCCGGTGGGCTGCCTGGTGCTCGGGCCGGACGGCGCGGTGATCGGCCGCGGCCACAACGCCCGCGAGGCGGACGGCGACCCGACGGCGCACGCCGAGGTGCTGGCGATCCGCGAGGCCGCCGGGGCCGTCGGGGAGTGGCGGCTGACCGGCTGCACCCTGGTGGTCACCCTGGAGCCGTGCACCATGTGCGCGGGGGCGATCGTGCTGTCCCGGCTGGATCGCGTGGTCTACGGCGCGATCGACGAGAAGGCCGGCGCCGTCGGCTCGCTGTGGGACGTGGTCCGCGACCGCCGGCTGAACCACCGGCCGGAGGTGGTGCACGGCGTGCTCGCGGAGGAGTGCGCCGAGCTGCTCACCGACTTCTTCGGCGGGCACCGCCGCACCGCACCGCCGCTGCCGTAG
- a CDS encoding RNA polymerase sigma factor SigF: MSDQPRPTSGVPQPRPYRADEPAGGQQDPAGTPAPPAEPAPPAPAGSTGPEGVEDADRRRVRETTAALFRRLAQSPPHSTEHREARTRLIELNLPLVRYAAARFRNRAEPMEDIVQVGTIGLINAIDRFDPERGVQFPTFAVPTIIGEIKRYFRDSVWSMHVPRRLQEMWLQVSAATEELTGALGRSPTIAEIAVRLGIPREHVVECLEAGRAHTTVSLDSTVGGDEEGGRTLADRLSYEDAELGEVEHRDQVRHLLVQLPERERRIMMLRFFHNMTQSQISNELGISQMHVSRLLSRSLNRLRRVTLAELER; encoded by the coding sequence ATGTCCGACCAGCCACGACCCACATCCGGGGTGCCCCAGCCGCGGCCCTACCGGGCCGACGAGCCCGCCGGCGGGCAGCAGGACCCCGCCGGGACGCCGGCGCCCCCCGCGGAGCCGGCGCCCCCGGCGCCCGCCGGGTCCACCGGCCCCGAGGGCGTGGAGGACGCGGACCGCCGCCGGGTCCGGGAGACCACGGCCGCGCTGTTCCGGCGGCTGGCGCAGTCCCCGCCGCACTCCACCGAGCACCGCGAGGCGCGCACCCGGCTGATCGAGCTGAACCTGCCGCTGGTCCGCTACGCCGCCGCGCGCTTCCGCAACCGGGCCGAGCCGATGGAGGACATCGTCCAGGTCGGCACCATCGGCCTGATCAACGCCATCGACCGGTTCGATCCCGAGCGGGGCGTGCAGTTCCCCACCTTCGCCGTCCCCACCATCATCGGGGAGATCAAGCGATACTTCCGGGACAGCGTCTGGAGCATGCACGTGCCCCGGCGCCTGCAGGAGATGTGGCTCCAGGTCAGCGCCGCCACCGAGGAACTGACCGGCGCGCTCGGCCGTTCTCCCACCATCGCGGAAATAGCCGTGCGACTCGGCATCCCGCGCGAACACGTCGTGGAGTGCCTGGAGGCCGGCCGCGCGCACACCACCGTCTCCCTCGACAGCACCGTCGGCGGCGACGAGGAGGGCGGGCGCACCCTCGCCGACCGGCTCTCCTACGAGGACGCCGAACTCGGCGAGGTGGAACACCGCGACCAGGTGCGCCACCTGCTGGTGCAACTGCCCGAACGGGAGCGCCGCATCATGATGCTGCGGTTCTTCCACAACATGACCCAGTCCCAGATCAGCAACGAGCTCGGCATCTCCCAGATGCACGTCTCCCGGCTGCTCTCCCGCAGCCTCAACCGGCTCCGCCGGGTCACCCTCGCGGAGCTGGAGCGGTGA